A region of the Tepidisphaeraceae bacterium genome:
TCATGCTGGCGTCGTAGATCGCCTCGATCAGCTGGCCGTTCTCGCCCGGCTTGCCGAGGTAGCGGGTGACGCCCCCTTCGGTGCCGGGGGCAAGCTGGTTGCGCAGACGGATGTTGGCGAACGTGCCGCGCGTCATCACGCGATCGTTGCCGCGGCGAGCGCCGTAGCTGTTGAAGTCCAGCGGCTTCACGCCGTTGTCCATCAGGAACTTACCCGCCGGGCTGTCCTTCTTAATCGCGCCGGCCGGGGAAATGTGGTCGGTCGTAACGCTGTCACCCACCATCGCCAGCACCCGCGCGCCCTCGATCGGCTTGATCGGGTCCGGCTCAGGCTTCAGGTCGACGAAGAACGGTGGCTCCTGGATGTAGGTGCTGCTTACGTCGAACTCGAACAGCTCACCGCCCCGCACGGGGATCGCGTTCCACTGTTCGTTCTTGCTGCCGACGTTGTCATACTGCTTCGTGAACATCTCCGGCGACAGCGAGGCGGCGACGGTGGAGTTCACCTCCTGCTGGCTCGGCCAGATGTCCTTCAGGAAGACCGGCTGCCCATTCGAATCCGTGCCGAGCGGCTCGGTTTTCAAATCGATGTCCACCGTGCCCGCCAATGCGTACGCCACCACCAACGGCGGGCTCGCAAGAAAGTTGGCCTTCACGTGCGGATTGATGCGACCTTCGAAGTTGCGGTTGCCCGACAGCACCGCCGCCACGACGAGGTCCTTCTCTTCCACCTCGCTGGCGATGTGTTCGGGCAGCGGTCCACTGTTGCCGATGCAGGTCATGCAGCCATAGCCAGTGGTCTGAAAGCCGACTTGGTCGAGATAGGTTTGAAGTCCGGCCTTCTCAAAGTAATCGGTGACGACGCGGCTGCCGGGCGACAGGGACGTCTTCACGAACGCCTTGCTCTTGAGCCCCTTCTCGACCGCCTTCTTGGCCAACAGGCCGGCCGCGATCATCACGTCCGGGTTGCTCGTGTTCGTGCAGCTCGTGATGGCCGCGATGACGACCGAGCCGTTCTTCAACCCATCACCGGCAGTGGTTGTTTCAGCAACCACGCTTTCAACCCCTGTTGAAGATCCCCCACCCACCTGCGCCAGCGCCGGCTTTTTGCTGCTCTTGCTCGCATCGGCAACAGCGCTGGCGAACGCCTTGCGCACGTTGTGCAGTTCCACGCGGTCCTGCGGGCGCTTCGGGCCGGCCAGGCTGGGCACCACGGTCGCCAGATCCAGTTCCAGCACCTGCGTGTAGATCGGCTCGACCTGATCGTTCCGCCACAGCCCCTGCTCCTTGCTGTAGCGTTCGACGAGGTCCACGTGTCCTTCGCTGCGGCCGGTGAGGCGCAGGTAGGTCAGCGTCTGTTCATCCACCGGGAAGAAGCCCATCGTCGCGCCGTATTCCGGGGCCATGTTGGCGATCGTCGCGCGGTCGGCGACGGTCATGTTGGCCAGGCCGGGGCCGTAGAACTCGACGAATTTTTCAACGACGCCGAACGAACGCAAGATCTGCGTGATCGTGAGCACGAGGTCGGTCGCAGTGGCCCCTTCGGGCAGTTGGCCGTGCAGTTTGAAGCCGACGACCTCCGGCGTAACGAGGTAGATCGGCTGGCCGAGCATGCAGGCCTCGGCCTCGATGCCGCCCACGCCCCAGCCCACGACGCCCAGGCCATTGACCATGGTGGTGTGGCTATCGGTGCCGACGAGCGAGTCGGGCATCGCGACGCCGTCCTTCGTATAGACGACCTTCGCGAGGTACTCGAGGTTCACCTGGTGCACGATGCCCGTGGCCGGCGGCACCACGCCAAAGTTGCGGAATGCCTTCTGGCCCCACTTCAAAAACTCGTAACGCTCGCGGTTGCGTTCAAACTCGGTCTTGACGTTGTTGAAGAGGGCGAAGCCCGAACCGTACTCGTCGACCTGCACGCTGTGGTCGATGACGAGGTCGACCGGCACCAGCGGGTTGATCTTCTGCGGGTCGCCCCCCGCCCGCTTCATCGCCGCCCGCATCGCGGCCAGATCGACCACGCAGGGCACGCCGGTGAAGTCCTGCAGGATGACGCGTGCCACCTTGAATGGAACTTCAACCTGCAGCGGCGCGGTCGGGTTCCACTTTACGAGGCGCACGACGTCCTCATCGCTCACGATGAAGTTGTCGACGTTGCGCAGCGTGCTTTCCAGCAACACCTTGATCGAGAACGGCAGCTTCGACAGGTCGCCAACGCCCGCCTTCGACAGCGCGTCCAACCGGCTGATGGTGACCTCGCCGGCTTTGGTGGACAGTTTTGATTCGGAACCGAAGGCGTTGCTGGTGATGGGCATAGTCTGCGAATCTTATGCGCGGGCGACCCCGTATCAAGACGCGTCCCCCCCCGGGCTCTCTTGTAGGACAGGCATTCCTGCCTGTCTCTCCCCCCGCTCTCCCCCCGTATTCCTCATGCACTAACACAACACCCTTCAACCAAAAGAAATGCCTGGCCGCAAAAGCGGCCAGGCCGGTGTGACGACTCGAGTACGTCCGGTTTGTTTAGAAACGCCAGCCCACGGCGACGCCACCGCTGTGGAACAGCAGGTTGTCCGCGGCGTCCTCTAGGGTGGTCAGGGTGGCGCGGTAAAGCAACTTCATGAACAGGTGATCGCCGAAGTCGAACCGTACGCCACCGCCGAAGTTCCCAGCGGGGTTGGTCTCACCGACATCCTCACCCTCACCGTCGCCGCGCCGTTCACCGTTCGTGCTGACGAAGCCGATGCCCCCGGTGATGAACGGCGTGACGGGGCCGTCGATCAGGTACAGGTCGAGGTTCACGTCGCCCGTGACGATCGTGCCATCCTCGATCACAATCTCACCCAGGTTGATGTACTCGAAGTCGCACGGGCCGCCCGCCAGCGTGAAGTTGAGGTTGATGAAGGCGTTGAAGTTGATGCCGAAGCCGGCGCCAAGCATGAAGCTCGGATCGACGTCAAAGCCGGCCTCTCCATCGAACGGGCTCTCGGCGTCGAATCTCGTGTCGTCACCCGTCATGAATCGACCGATGCCGAACACTTCGATGCCTTGCCGCATCTCACTGGCCGATGCCGAGTTGCCGGTCATCGCCATAGCCATCGCCGCCACCACCGAACAGACCGCAGCCTTGCGCAACATATAAGTCCTAACTGATGCTAACGACCGGGAGCACGATCAAGCGGATCGACGAACCGTACGTCTTCCCCTGTCCCCCGAGATCGAAGCGGCGACACGGTACAGAGCACCGAGCCCATCAACAATACCTTTCGGGTGTCGCGCCAGAGCGATTCAGGAATTCAAAGTGTAGATAGCGAAGCGGACGCGGTTAGATGCACTGTATCGCCCCAGTGGGGCTCCCATACCGGCCGTCGAATGCCATCCGATTGCGCTCCATGTCCCTCGCGAACGAGCGACAGCGAAGGGGAGAGATCTCGAATGAGCGGAACCGATCGACCGATCGAGATCCCTCAGGTCGCCGAGGCTCCCGTCGGGATGACGTGGGAGAGCGGTCGCACCTTGCTTTCGTGCGCCAGCGTCTCTGAAAAGCAGGCAATCCCCTTGATGGCACCCAAGAAATACAGTATTTTCTGTTTATACAGAAACAAGGTATCTATGGACCTCACACCGATCCAAGAGAAGTTCATCCTGCACTGGGGAGAGATGGGGACGCGCTGGGGCATCAACCGCACGGTGGCGCAGATCCACGCGTTGCTGTTCATCGCGCCGCAGCCGATGCACGCGGAGGAGATCCAGGAGACGCTGAAGGTCGCGCGGTCCAACGTCAGCACGAGCATCAAGGAACTGCAGGCGTGGGGCGTGGTCAAGAACGTCCACGTGCTGGGCGATCGGCGGGACCACTTCGAGTGCATGAAGGACGTGTGGGAGATGTTCCGCCTGGTCTTAGATGAGCGCAAGCGCCGCGAGACCGACCCCACGCTCGCGCTGCTGCGCGAATGCACCGCCGAGGCTAAGAAGGCCGGGGCCGCCGAGGGATACACGCGCGACCGGTTGGCGGACATGCTCGACTTCTTCGAGACGATGAACTCTTGGTACGACCAGACCCGCCGGTTGCCCACGCCGGCGGTGAAGAAGTTCGTGAACCTGGGCGACAAGGTTGTGAAGTTGCTGGGAGGATCGAAGGAGTCGTAGCGCCGTTCCTTATTTCGCCTCAATTTTCTCTTATGACAGAAATAACAGATAAAACCACCGCCTGATGCCGAGCGACGTAGCACGGCGTCAACCGGTGAAACTCGGAAGGAGTCTGCCATGCTCATCGTTACCTGCTACATCGTTTACCTGGTGATCAGCGTTGCGCTCACGGTGTGGGTGGCGCGCACGTTGCACAAGAACGGCCGCGTCTTCCTCGTCGAAGCGTTTCACGGCAACGAGGCGGTCGCCGACAGTGTGAACCACCTGCTGGTGGTGGGCTTCTACCTGATCAACATCGGTTACGTCACGCTCGCCATGAAGTACGGCCAAAAGCCGACGACCGAGCAGGAGGCGTTCGAGTTCCTCAGCACGAAGATCGGCTTGGTGCTGCTGATCCTGGGCGCCATGCACTTCTTCAACGTCTTCAACTTCGCCAAGATCCGCCGAAAGGGCCGCGCCCATGAAGCGCAGCGGATGGCAATCGCCGACGCCCTTCCGTTGGGCCAACCGACGCCCGCAGTCGCCACGCCCACGCGTGACGCGTAGGCCGAATAGCGCTTTCGCCGCAGGCTGGTCTTGGGGGAGGCCAGCCTGTGGCTTTTTTGGAGGACCGCGATGGATGTCATCACCCAAGTCCGTTGCACAGGGGCGTTGCTCTTCGTGTTGTTCGTCCTGAATTTCTGGTTGCCGCGCTGGTTCGATTGGCGGACCGAGCTGCCACGGATCTCCCGCGTGAACGAGCAGATCGTGCGGTCACACGCGGCGTTCATCGCGCTGATGATCCTGCTCATGTCTGCGATGTGCCTGCTGTTGGCGGAAGATTTGATGCAGCCAACGCGCCTCGCGCGGTCCATCCTTGGCGGTTTGACGCTGTTCTGGTTTCTTCGGCTGCTAGCGCAATGGGTGCTTTACGACTGGTCCCTCTGGCGCGGCCACGGCACCAAGACGTTCGCCCAGATCGTTGCGACGCTCATCTGGCTAGCCGTCACAGCCACGTTCGCCCACGCCTTGTGGACCAACCTGAGCGGGCCAACAGCACGTGCCTTTGCCCTTTAGCTTCGAAAGTCGTAGCTTCGTGTAGCCATGAACCAGCTCACGATCACGCCGTTCGCTCAGCCGTTTGACATCACGATCGCCCCGCCGGGGTCGAAGAGCTTAACCAACCGCGCGATGGTCATGGCGGCGCTGGCGGACGGGACGGCGACGCTGTCGAACGTGCTGATGGCCGACGACACGCGCGTGATGATCGATGGGCTGCGCAAACTCGGGTTCGCGCTCGAGGTCGACGAAGCCACCCGCAAGGTGCGCATCGAAGGGCGCGGGGGGCTCGTGCCAGCGCCCGACGCCGAGCTGTTCTGCGGCAACAGTGGCACGACCATCCGTTTCCTGACCGCTCTCTGCGCCTTGGGCAACGGCGTGTACGCGCTCGACGGTGTCGCCCGCATGCGCCAGCGGCCCATCGCGGCGCTTACCGGGCTGCTGAGACAACTAGGCGCCAACCCGTCACACTCGCCTGAGGCCGATGGCTTCCCGCCCGTGCAGATCGTCGCCAGTGGCCTGCCGGGGGGGACGATTCAGTACGGCAGCGAGGTCTCCAGCCAGTTCCTGTCGGCCATCCTCATGGTCGCGCCTTACGCGCAGACCGAGGTGCAGGTGGAGTTGATCGGCAAGCAGACGAGTTGGCCGTACATCGCGATGACGATGCAGCTGATGGACGAGTTCGGCGTGACGCCCGAGCTGGTGCGCGACCGCGACACCGGCGAGCCGCACAAGATCATCGTGCCGCAGGGGAAGTACGTGCCGACCGATTACGCGATCGAGCCCGACGCCAGCGCCGCCACCTACTTCCTCGCCGCCGCCGCGAGCCGCAAGGGCGCAAAGGTGACGATCGAGGGGCTCGGCAAGCGCAGCCTGCAGGGCGACGTAGGCTTTGCTGACGTACTACAACAGATGGGCGCCGACCTCGTCTTCGGCCGCGACTTCGTCACCATGATCGGCACGGGCAACCTGCGCGGCATCGACGCCGATCTGTCCAACATGCCCGACGCCGCCCTCACCCTCGCGGTCGTCGCCCTCTTCGCCCGCGGCGAGACGATTATCCGCGGTTTGCACACGCTACGGGTGAAGGAGACCGACCGGCTGGCCGCGCTACAAACGGAACTGACCAAGCTCGGGGCGGAAGTCGAAATCGACGGGGACGCGTTGATCATCACCCCACCCGCCACCCTCCGCCCCGCCACCATCGACACCTACGACGACCACCGCATGGCCATGGCGTTCGCGATTGTCGGCACGGTCGCCGAGGGCGTGACGATCAACGACCCGGCGTGCGTGAATAAGACGTATCCGGAGTTCTTCGAGGATCTGGAGAAACTGCGGGCCGGCGAGGCAGAGCCACGGTAAGCACATCGCAGCGCCCCATGTCATCCCGAGCGGAGAAGGCGACGGGAGGGATCTTGATCGACCGAGCGGCTCTCGTACGAACGAGATCCCTCAGGTCGCCAAGGCTCCCATCGGGATGACAACTTGCGCTGACGGGCTCGCTAACTCGTCTTCCTTGGGATTTGGTGCTTGGTCATTTGTTGGTCATTGGGGCTTGGGATTTGGACTTTCTCCTTATCCCCCAAGGTACGCCTTCTTCACTTCATCATCCTGTAGCAACTTACTAGCCGCATCCGCCCGCACCACTTCGCC
Encoded here:
- the acnA gene encoding aconitate hydratase AcnA produces the protein MPITSNAFGSESKLSTKAGEVTISRLDALSKAGVGDLSKLPFSIKVLLESTLRNVDNFIVSDEDVVRLVKWNPTAPLQVEVPFKVARVILQDFTGVPCVVDLAAMRAAMKRAGGDPQKINPLVPVDLVIDHSVQVDEYGSGFALFNNVKTEFERNRERYEFLKWGQKAFRNFGVVPPATGIVHQVNLEYLAKVVYTKDGVAMPDSLVGTDSHTTMVNGLGVVGWGVGGIEAEACMLGQPIYLVTPEVVGFKLHGQLPEGATATDLVLTITQILRSFGVVEKFVEFYGPGLANMTVADRATIANMAPEYGATMGFFPVDEQTLTYLRLTGRSEGHVDLVERYSKEQGLWRNDQVEPIYTQVLELDLATVVPSLAGPKRPQDRVELHNVRKAFASAVADASKSSKKPALAQVGGGSSTGVESVVAETTTAGDGLKNGSVVIAAITSCTNTSNPDVMIAAGLLAKKAVEKGLKSKAFVKTSLSPGSRVVTDYFEKAGLQTYLDQVGFQTTGYGCMTCIGNSGPLPEHIASEVEEKDLVVAAVLSGNRNFEGRINPHVKANFLASPPLVVAYALAGTVDIDLKTEPLGTDSNGQPVFLKDIWPSQQEVNSTVAASLSPEMFTKQYDNVGSKNEQWNAIPVRGGELFEFDVSSTYIQEPPFFVDLKPEPDPIKPIEGARVLAMVGDSVTTDHISPAGAIKKDSPAGKFLMDNGVKPLDFNSYGARRGNDRVMTRGTFANIRLRNQLAPGTEGGVTRYLGKPGENGQLIEAIYDASMKYQAAGVPLVILAGKDYGMGSSRDWAAKGTFLLGVKAVIAESFERIHRSNLVGMGVVPLVYKKGETRATLGLTGEEAFDVRLGDQLKPMQDVIVKATAPDGKVTTFVTTCRIDTPVEVDYYRNGGILHTVLRNILKRGN
- a CDS encoding outer membrane beta-barrel protein — translated: MLRKAAVCSVVAAMAMAMTGNSASASEMRQGIEVFGIGRFMTGDDTRFDAESPFDGEAGFDVDPSFMLGAGFGINFNAFINLNFTLAGGPCDFEYINLGEIVIEDGTIVTGDVNLDLYLIDGPVTPFITGGIGFVSTNGERRGDGEGEDVGETNPAGNFGGGVRFDFGDHLFMKLLYRATLTTLEDAADNLLFHSGGVAVGWRF
- a CDS encoding MarR family transcriptional regulator; this encodes MDLTPIQEKFILHWGEMGTRWGINRTVAQIHALLFIAPQPMHAEEIQETLKVARSNVSTSIKELQAWGVVKNVHVLGDRRDHFECMKDVWEMFRLVLDERKRRETDPTLALLRECTAEAKKAGAAEGYTRDRLADMLDFFETMNSWYDQTRRLPTPAVKKFVNLGDKVVKLLGGSKES
- the aroA gene encoding 3-phosphoshikimate 1-carboxyvinyltransferase, whose product is MNQLTITPFAQPFDITIAPPGSKSLTNRAMVMAALADGTATLSNVLMADDTRVMIDGLRKLGFALEVDEATRKVRIEGRGGLVPAPDAELFCGNSGTTIRFLTALCALGNGVYALDGVARMRQRPIAALTGLLRQLGANPSHSPEADGFPPVQIVASGLPGGTIQYGSEVSSQFLSAILMVAPYAQTEVQVELIGKQTSWPYIAMTMQLMDEFGVTPELVRDRDTGEPHKIIVPQGKYVPTDYAIEPDASAATYFLAAAASRKGAKVTIEGLGKRSLQGDVGFADVLQQMGADLVFGRDFVTMIGTGNLRGIDADLSNMPDAALTLAVVALFARGETIIRGLHTLRVKETDRLAALQTELTKLGAEVEIDGDALIITPPATLRPATIDTYDDHRMAMAFAIVGTVAEGVTINDPACVNKTYPEFFEDLEKLRAGEAEPR